ggagagagggaggggaataaaggagaagaaagggagaggaggtggggaTGGTGCCCTGGCTCTGTGCGCAGCTCTGACCTGCAGTCCACCAGCCGGCCCTGATGGTTGAAGGAGGTGGGCGTGATGTCACCCTTCAGGAGCCCGATACGGGGAGTTCGCCCGACGTTCATACAGAGCAGATACCCACAAAACACatcactgcagagagagggagagacggagagagagagagagagagacggagagagagggagggagggggagagagagagagagggagggagggagagagagagggagagagagggggaggcttTTACATCAAAGCGATTTATTTTAACTCAAGTGGAGAAGCACTACCATCATCCCATGCCAAAAggaaaggcaaaaaaaacaacaaaagggaaaaaactGACAAAGACgcacattcaaaaataaaaagttgacaaaagaaaaacattgacattCCCAGAAATCTGACCACAGGGGAGGCCGCATGATGACTATAGGCTGACCAACTCTCAACCCAGGTCATCAAAtttggccctcaaatccaaatctcccaggtaaagggaggccGGAAAAGCTGCAGTTCTTAGCCATGATATGATGATCCCTGCCATTCTAAAAATAGAAAAGATTAACTGCATCCATACTCACCTCACAGTTAGGAGTGACGCTGATGTTCCTGCTTATTTTACACTACCCCTGCGCTATTTAAGACCTAGAGGGGAAGCCCATGACCGCTGTCTCAGGGCCCACAGATCTCCACCTTCCTGTtggtaccccccccccgcccaaacTCCCCAAAATTTGCGGTTTCGCCCGACCAACCGAAAAACTCAGCAAAGCAAATTCATCACTTTCacgagaaacaaaaataaacatggagTCCGGAAATATTCACGAGCACGGAGAAACCCAGCGCGGTGCTCGGACCACACCCTAATGAAGCTAAGCTGTGTAAACACCGCGCCCCTCAGCAGCCGTGCTGTGTGAACGCAGGGCGTAAGATCCCTGCCCTGTGCGATGGCAGCGTGATGGGAACGGCGCCCTAACGTTGCGGGAACACCGAGCAGCTCTGCGGGAACGTTTTGCTGGAGTTTTGGTGGAGTTTCACACTCACTGCTTGCAGCACTTGATCCAGTTCTCTCCATCCTTCCCACAATTCCCCTTCTCTGTCCCCTCAGTGTTCAGCTTCTCGTAGCAGAACCTGTCAGAGCTTCCAGCCTCTGTGCGGGAAAGATTACAATTAATTTTTTGTGTCTGTaggagttattattatttttattattattattatatcttcCAATGTTTCACTCATTTCTGATGACTTTATAACTTGTGGATTCACATGCAAATTGGTGCGCTAATAGATGGCCCCTCCAGACCACTGTCCATCAAATTTGGTGCCAAAAAATGTGGTCACATGGTGTCACTATAGCAGTcaactgaattttcacaaatcaaacaaTAAAAGATTCTGCTCGGttgaagataaataaaaatgcctgcAACTCCTCAGTTCAAGTTGAAACTTTTCATGCTATGCCTTTGTGTCAGCCTCCCATGTACATCAACAATcacaaaaactttaaaaatatgACTGTCATTAGCCAAGCTGTTGTCAGTGGACATGCGAGAGGCTTATTAAAACAGATCATGATGAATATTGGCCGATAATTTTTGAACAATTAGTGTATTTGGACATTATTTGGACATTATTTGGACATGAACTTGGAAGGGACTGACACACTGAGCCCTGCAGTCACATCTGTACGCCCTAATGGCCAGcgataaaaacatttaaattctgtATTTTAATGGAAGTTCAAATGTGTGTCACTCACTGGGCCCCCAGATGTATTTGCACTGGTTCTCTCTGGTCTTACACTCCCCACTGTAGCAACGACCCTGTGAACAGGGAAACAAACACTCAGTCCCCTCTGCCCATGtgcagtgacctttgacctcaggGTAATGACTCTTCCTCTCTTTTCAGTACACACCTGGTTGAGCTGGCAGGAGTAGCCGTCCTGCTTATGCAAATTTGGAGGACACTAGAGAGAAACCAGGAAAGATAGATGAGGCCCCTCATAGAAGCACaacagggaaggggggggtaaatggggtgtggggggggataTGGGGGGGGATCACCTGCAGAGATGCCCACCTGGCCTGAGTCGCCCGAGCACGTCTCTGAAATATCACAGTCATTCACTGCGTAGCGACAGCTGAACCCACGGGggtagaactgggggaagggagagagagtgagtgaaaaagagagtgagagaaagagagagttagCACTGAGGGCTCAGGCAGATGGCCTGAAGCTgacgcatcacacacacacacacacacacacacacagtgcttacCAGGCAGGTGTTATTGCAGCATGGGCCATCACTGCAGTGAGCTCCATTAGACAGAGAGCACTTTTTACAGCAGTCCTTGTAGCACTCCTGAAAcgtaaacgcacacacacacacacacacacacacacacacagacacacacagacacaagcagacacacacgcacgcagatgcacacacagacacacacacatgcacatgtaccaGTACGCATACGGAcacgtgcacgcgcacacacacggacacacacacacacacacacacatgcacacacacacacagacacacacagacacaagcagacacacacgcacgcagatgcacacacagacacacacacatgcacatgtaccaGTACGCATACGGAcacgtgcacgcgcacacacacggacacacacacacacacacagacacacaaatgcacacatacacacagacacacacagacacacacggacacacacacacacacacacacacacacacacatgcacacacacacacagacacacacagacacacacggacacacacacacacacacacacacatgcacacatgcacacacacacacagacacacacacacatgcagacacacacacacacacacagacacacgcatgcacacacacacacacggacacacgcacacacacacatacacatacgcagacacacacacacacacacacacacatacacacatacacacacatacacacatgcagacacacacacacgcacacagacacaggtgttAAGTCTCTGGTGCAGTCTGGCAGGGGTAACCTTGGCGACGGTGTAGTGCAGTCTCTCACCACTCTGCCTCCGCAGTCAcactcctcccccacctccacgTAGCCGTTCCCACACTCCGTCACCTCGAACAGCTGCCAGGACCAGATGGGATTAGgctcactcacacaggtacaggtgtggagGTGAGCAGGTGTggcatgtgtaggtgtgtaggtatggaggtgtacaggtgtggtgtgtgtaggagtgtaggtatggaggtgtacaggtgtggaggtgtgcaggtgtggcgtgtgtatgtgcgtaggTATGGAGGTGTACAGCagtgtaggtgtacaggtgtggtgtgtgtaggtgtgcaggtgtggtgtgtgtaggtgtacaggtgtggcgggtgtaggtgtacaggtgtgtggactcACCTTGGTGGGCCTGTTAAAGAGGCACGACCCTCCGCCCTTCAGCAGAAACTCCTTGTAGTCAGTGATGCTGCACTTGGAGAACCTGCGTGGGTGCTGCACTctgggagagacacacagagcagtaacacagtgtgtgtgtgtgtgtgtgtgtgtgtggtgaatgggttgtgtgtgtgtgtgtgtgtgtgtgtggtgaatgggttgtgtgtgtgtgtgtgtgtgtgtgtgtgtgtgtgtgtgtgcgtattacCCAGTTTCCTCCATAATGCAGCCAACCCACGGGTCCAAACAACCGCATTCCTCTGAGAATCAGAgccagacagacaaacagacagacagaagacaGCAGACAAAAGATCTTTAGAAATGGGTCACGTCATCCTTCATGTTCTCACCAGGGGATCTCCCATGAATTCcagtacagactacagactaaaaacagatctgtaatgttcctgagtttgttctgtttgtttttgtgtttattcatgcttattattatttattaattatcatgcatatctggttattgttcccattacagttattacattcgtgatcccctgttatgtctgtgtctgaatgttctgAGCcccaagtcactcccctgtctgcgtgctccactattcgggtgtttacggtttACTAGATTGTcgccttccctcatgtatttaaacctcagccTCTGCAGTGCTCCCTGTCGGAACGTTGATCGCAGCTCAGAGCCGCGATACCTGTACGCCTGTTTTACGAGATTCATTACGACAACCCTTTGCCTTGTTTttcgagtttgccttgccctcttgtttagTCTGCCCTTCTGATTATTTGGTTTTGATCATTTGCTACAACTTCgactttcatttttttgcctTAGCCCTTTTCGTACCTTTGCCTTCTGATTTCTTGCTTACTGACccctgcttgttttttcgacatttctttgctttttgttttggctgttgTCACTTGATCTCTTGGCTGTGAACAAgactgaataaagacaatgtttttggattatcctctggtctgcttttgggtcctcagtACCGTACATAACAAGATATGAATGCATGTATGGTGTAGTCTGCAGTGTCAGTGCAGACTGACATCTAAAGCTCTGCAGTAACTAACGGTTGTGATGGAGTGTTATAGAGCTGAGCATGGGTATGTTCAGGAGAATGTGGCGGTGTTCAGGTGTACTTTTCTTGGCCGGCAGATCCCACTGGATTCCCAGGTTCTGTGCCAGACTCTGAGCGAGAGAGGCACCCATGTTCCAGGTGGCAGCATACtgcagcaagagagagagagagaaggagagagaaggggttagagagagagggggggggttagggagagagagcggagagacagagagcgtcaCATCACTGGGCCACCAGGGCACAGCAGCCAGGCAGGTCACAGGGGCACAGACTCACCTCGTGAACCCCAACTCCCCGGCTGGTGGAACAAACACCGCCGAAATACGCCGCGTTGCTTCTGCCGTAGTGGAACGTCACATTGCTGCGGAAACAACGATAAACACTCGCAACAGTTTGGCAGGCAATGAGTCCTTTCACAGCCAAGCCCAGGTCAGACCACAGATTCACAAAACCACAAGTTCTGCAACATTATAAACCTCGCCACCAGCAACGTGACTCATTCAACGACAGTATATTTCACAGCCGTGGACGCTATATTACATTAAACAGGAATACCTTGTATTTTACCTTGGATGTCTGGCAATATATTGACAATATATTTACTTGAAtatatttctgagtgtgtgaaGTTTGTGGGAGGGGGACGTACGAGAAGAGGTGCACGGCGTCGGCGTGCTGCTTGAGGCTCTGCTGCCGGTACTTGGAGAAATCGCGCAGCACCTCCAGGGGCTTGGTGCTGACGGAAATCTGGTCTCTCTCCGTCCAGATCTCTACGCCCACCAGCACCACCCGCGTGTGCAGCTGATCCTTAAATATCTGAGACGGGCGCAGAGGAACGGGATCACGTCGCCCGGCGGATCACAACACCACACGTAACGGACATTACCTCTATATTCTCATCTGCTACAGCGCGAAGAACTCACATGGTGATTTACAATGAACCACGCGGAGCGCTGTTAGACTATGTTAAACAGGTGATGCAGTGCAGCTGGGCACATGACCAAACGCTGCAGGTTACACTCCCAGGAGTGGCACCCTTCCACTGGCGTCTTTAATTGCCTCAGTAAAAAATGAATCTCCATTAATGGATAGCGCATAAAAATGGCTTCTAAATTAATAATGCAGCAGCGTTAACAAGTGGATTGACCTGTGGCTCTTATGAGCATTACGCTTTGAGCATTATGCTCTGTTCATGAAGagaagacacagacacagtggggATTGTGTGACATACGaatgcagcacagacagggcTACTCACTGCGTCCACAAGGTTAACTACAGCCTTGGCGAAGTTCTTGGTGTGCTGTCCTGTCTTGTGTCGTTTGTACTAAAGGGCACAGAACCGGGAGAAGATGGGAGTCAGAACTCGCTAGCACACTGACCCTTCAGTACATGATACCGAGAAGAGGAACTCAGCTGGAACAAATGTCACTTTCTTCAAGACATAaagacatgcatacatgcacacacactcacttatttCACCATGTCCTGAATGTAGAGAAAATGTTACATATTTCTACCGAATACATATTTCTGTTTCAGTACAGTCTTGGCAGCA
This region of Conger conger chromosome 17, fConCon1.1, whole genome shotgun sequence genomic DNA includes:
- the adam23a gene encoding disintegrin and metalloproteinase domain-containing protein 23 isoform X3, translated to MDRGSAVQEEITYPSRLIYYLHEDSESTYHDLDTHARDQARDNQVIHLAQATYQLEAFGSRFVLDLKLNNDLLSSDYVEIHYEEGKPVQSKGGEHCCYHGKVRGNEDSYVALSTCNGLHGMFDDGVYVYLIEPLQQTHSIGSAARPHKLRRTQTLQWAENPDEQTDQEQGLSELADLWWLRRRKKRAMPRNVFEEMKYLEIMIVTDHHMYKRHKTGQHTKNFAKAVVNLVDAIFKDQLHTRVVLVGVEIWTERDQISVSTKPLEVLRDFSKYRQQSLKQHADAVHLFSNVTFHYGRSNAAYFGGVCSTSRGVGVHEYAATWNMGASLAQSLAQNLGIQWDLPAKKKECGCLDPWVGCIMEETGVQHPRRFSKCSITDYKEFLLKGGGSCLFNRPTKLFEVTECGNGYVEVGEECDCGGRVECYKDCCKKCSLSNGAHCSDGPCCNNTCLFYPRGFSCRYAVNDCDISETCSGDSGQCPPNLHKQDGYSCQLNQGRCYSGECKTRENQCKYIWGPKAGSSDRFCYEKLNTEGTEKGNCGKDGENWIKCCKHDVFCGYLLCMNVGRTPRIGLLKGDITPTSFNHQGRLVDCSGGHVLLDDETDVGYVEDGTPCGPLMMCLDRKCLPIQSLNMSTCPSGSNGQVCSTHGVCNNEGTCTCDSTWAGTDCSMPDPPKEVPPKEDDGPKGPSATNLIIGSIAGAILVAAIVLGGTGWGFKNVKKRRYDPNASAI